Proteins encoded in a region of the Bacillus sp. T3 genome:
- the purU gene encoding formyltetrahydrofolate deformylase, translating into MSRDVFDKINQYKEEQKNRGRLLIKCPDQPGIVAAVSKFLFDHNANIIESSQYSTNPEGGHFFFRIEFECPGLKAKKEELTSQFELIAESFNMDWKLSIVSEIKKIAIFVSKELHCLRELLWEWQSGDLMTEIALVVSNHEDSREITEGLGIPFYYIPASKENRAEVEQKQLQLLAEYGVDAIILARYMQILTPSFVAANPFRIINIHHSFLPAFVGARPYDRAYQRGVKLIGATSHYVTNDLDEGPIIEQDIMRVDHRDQIEDLKKIGRSIERSVLARAVRWHLEDRIIVDGNKTIVF; encoded by the coding sequence ATGAGTCGAGACGTTTTTGATAAAATAAACCAGTATAAAGAAGAGCAAAAAAATCGTGGACGCTTGCTGATTAAATGTCCCGATCAACCAGGAATCGTCGCAGCGGTTTCCAAATTCCTATTTGATCATAACGCCAACATCATTGAATCGAGTCAATACTCGACAAATCCTGAAGGTGGACATTTCTTCTTTCGAATCGAGTTTGAATGCCCAGGCTTAAAGGCAAAAAAAGAGGAACTGACTAGTCAATTTGAGTTGATTGCAGAATCATTCAACATGGATTGGAAGCTTTCAATCGTTTCGGAGATCAAAAAAATTGCGATTTTTGTATCAAAGGAGCTTCACTGCTTACGTGAATTATTATGGGAGTGGCAAAGCGGTGATTTAATGACCGAGATTGCTCTTGTTGTCAGCAATCACGAGGATTCCCGGGAAATAACTGAAGGATTAGGCATCCCCTTCTATTATATTCCTGCTAGCAAAGAGAATCGGGCTGAGGTGGAACAGAAGCAGCTCCAGTTACTCGCCGAGTATGGGGTAGACGCGATTATTCTGGCGCGTTATATGCAAATTTTAACGCCTTCCTTTGTAGCAGCTAATCCATTCCGAATTATTAATATCCACCATTCCTTCTTACCGGCATTTGTGGGCGCACGCCCATATGATCGAGCTTATCAGCGTGGCGTGAAGCTGATAGGAGCAACCAGTCATTACGTCACCAATGATTTAGATGAAGGACCAATCATTGAGCAGGACATTATGCGGGTTGATCATCGTGATCAAATCGAGGATTTGAAAAAAATCGGTCGTTCCATTGAACGCAGCGTGCTAGCGCGTGCCGTGCGCTGGCATTTAGAAGACCGAATCATCGTCGATGGAAATAAAACGATTGTGTTTTAA
- a CDS encoding cupin domain-containing protein, whose amino-acid sequence MEKKSVENAIEYSNERFTKRILFQKGESTAFVLNFRPGQALPTHKHPGTEVYLLVLCGSGTFTINGEDTEVTRNDVVHSSGDEDLAFKNTGTEPVSLYVMLNKVPDERYVQNI is encoded by the coding sequence ATGGAAAAAAAATCAGTAGAAAATGCAATCGAATATAGCAATGAGCGCTTTACAAAACGTATTTTGTTTCAAAAAGGGGAGAGCACGGCATTTGTACTGAACTTTAGGCCAGGGCAGGCTTTACCAACCCATAAACATCCGGGAACAGAAGTTTATTTGCTCGTTCTTTGTGGCAGCGGAACGTTTACGATTAACGGAGAAGATACCGAAGTGACCAGGAATGACGTCGTCCATAGCTCAGGGGATGAGGATTTGGCATTCAAGAACACCGGAACTGAGCCTGTTAGCCTCTATGTGATGCTAAACAAAGTTCCAGACGAACGTTATGTGCAAAATATCTAG
- a CDS encoding Crp/Fnr family transcriptional regulator, with protein MNCLCHTPSGSCVRNVPIFKGLNDEEICQIHQAVVSQTFRKGEFIFQEGEPSESLYIVHKGLVKVSKFSDDGKEQIIRLLFPGDFFGQYALLEKKQHYAHAEVLEESAVCMIHKEDFRAILERSPNIAMKYMMVLSERLKAADEWIGAISLMEVERRLAKALVSFYEKEQATQFELPVSKKDFASLIGTTPETLSRKLVSLQSMKVLKLKGRKGIELVSIDKLREIAGY; from the coding sequence ATGAACTGCCTTTGCCATACACCAAGCGGGTCGTGTGTCCGAAATGTCCCTATTTTTAAAGGATTAAATGATGAGGAAATATGCCAAATACACCAAGCTGTGGTCAGTCAAACCTTTCGTAAGGGCGAGTTTATTTTTCAGGAGGGCGAGCCGTCGGAATCGCTTTATATTGTTCATAAAGGGCTCGTTAAGGTATCGAAATTTTCTGATGATGGGAAGGAGCAGATTATTCGGCTTCTGTTCCCAGGTGACTTTTTCGGTCAATACGCCCTTCTGGAAAAGAAACAGCATTATGCTCATGCAGAAGTGTTGGAGGAATCTGCTGTTTGTATGATTCACAAGGAGGATTTCCGCGCCATTCTTGAACGGAGTCCAAATATTGCGATGAAGTATATGATGGTGTTAAGTGAAAGACTGAAGGCGGCGGATGAGTGGATTGGGGCAATCAGCTTGATGGAGGTGGAACGGCGCCTTGCGAAAGCACTGGTTTCTTTTTATGAAAAAGAGCAAGCAACCCAGTTTGAGCTTCCAGTATCCAAAAAGGATTTTGCCTCACTTATTGGCACGACGCCAGAAACACTCAGCCGGAAATTAGTTTCGTTGCAATCAATGAAAGTTTTGAAGCTTAAGGGTCGAAAAGGGATCGAGTTAGTTTCTATAGATAAATTAAGGGAAATTGCAGGTTATTAA
- a CDS encoding amino acid decarboxylase has protein sequence MLEIQKEGIRMIIDVREMVKKGLHPRQEIINAVQKAPKGTVFEIHLPHPGQPLVAAFEQLGLDCVINELGPGHYRLLTLKMN, from the coding sequence ATGCTGGAAATACAAAAAGAAGGAATCCGAATGATCATAGATGTTCGTGAAATGGTGAAAAAAGGGCTGCATCCGCGTCAAGAAATTATCAATGCTGTTCAGAAGGCACCAAAAGGAACCGTGTTTGAAATTCACCTGCCACACCCAGGACAGCCGCTCGTTGCTGCGTTCGAACAGTTAGGGCTCGATTGCGTGATAAACGAGCTTGGACCAGGACATTACCGCCTGTTAACATTAAAAATGAATTAA
- a CDS encoding YckD family protein encodes MRKFMWSMMVTLLLSSTLFSVAYGQKTEMNKPAQPAQPQVQLTEQQKTELAQLHKDILEKKKEMIQKYVEFGVIEEEKGQMMIAHFEKHYEMMEQNGFMMPRHPMKSPKAEKSE; translated from the coding sequence ATGCGCAAATTTATGTGGAGTATGATGGTCACTCTACTCTTATCATCAACTTTATTTTCGGTAGCTTATGGACAAAAGACTGAAATGAATAAGCCAGCTCAGCCTGCACAGCCACAGGTTCAATTAACAGAACAGCAGAAAACAGAATTGGCTCAGCTACATAAAGACATTCTTGAGAAAAAGAAAGAAATGATTCAGAAGTACGTCGAATTCGGCGTAATTGAAGAGGAAAAAGGGCAAATGATGATTGCTCACTTTGAAAAGCATTATGAAATGATGGAGCAAAATGGGTTCATGATGCCACGCCATCCGATGAAAAGCCCTAAAGCGGAAAAGTCTGAATAA